One Lottiidibacillus patelloidae DNA window includes the following coding sequences:
- a CDS encoding YpmA family protein — MNSKIEVLSTVKVDRSADLYKIVDSLNRTLKHQDLMFGLALDEKDPNKMVFTIYRT, encoded by the coding sequence TTGAATAGCAAAATTGAAGTATTATCAACAGTGAAAGTAGACCGTTCAGCAGACCTTTATAAGATTGTCGACAGCCTGAACAGAACGCTGAAACATCAGGACTTAATGTTTGGATTAGCCCTTGATGAAAAAGACCCAAATAAAATGGTATTTACCATATACCGAACGTGA